A stretch of the Rosa rugosa chromosome 5, drRosRugo1.1, whole genome shotgun sequence genome encodes the following:
- the LOC133708915 gene encoding glycosyltransferase BC10-like, whose amino-acid sequence MKTGQPWRIGMGDIPIFSGARHRPPLKRPLWIIVLVSLVSIFVICAFLYQPQSNAACYIFSSRGCKAISDWLPPAPAREYNDDEIAARVVIKEILSAPPVQSKNPKIAFMFLTPSAVPFEKLWDKFFHGHEGKFSVYVHASKEKAVHLSRYFANREIRSDQVIWGKISMVDAERRLLANALQDPDNQHFVLLSESCVPLYTFDYIYDYLMNTNISYVDCFEDPGPHGNGRYSEHMLPEIEKKDFRKGAQWFSVKRQHAVIIMADGLYYSKFRDYCKPGLEGRNCIADEHYMPTFFNIVDPGGIANWSVTHVDWSERKWHPKLYKAQDISYELLRNITSIDVSVHVTSDEKRVVQRWPCLWNGIQRPCYLFARKFHPESLNNLLHLFANYTTI is encoded by the exons ATGAAGACGGGTCAGCCGTGGCGAATAGGCATGGGTGACATTCCTATATTTTCTGGGGCTCGCCATCGCCCACCTTTGAAGAGGCCGTTGTGGATCATTGTCTTGGTGTCTTTGGTTAGCATCTTTGTGATCTGTGCTTTTCTCTATCAACCGCAAAGCAACGCCGCTTGTTACATATTTTCTTCAAGAGGTTGTAAGGCTATTTCCGATTGGCTTCCACCTGCTCCAGCAAGGGAATATAATGATGATGAGATTGCAGCCCGGGTAGTGATAAAAGAAATTTTGAGTGCACCTCCTGTTCAATCAAAAAACCCGAAAATAGCATTCATGTTCCTTACACCAAGTGCAGTGCCTTTTGAGAAGCTGTGGGATAAATTTTTTCAT GGTCATGAGGGAAAGTTCTCTGTTTATGTGCATGCATCTAAAGAAAAGGCAGTTCATTTGAGCCGTTACTTTGCTAATAGAGAGATACGCAGTGATCAG GTGATTTGGGGAAAAATTTCCATGGTAGATGCTGAGAGACGATTATTGGCAAATGCTCTTCAAGATCCTGATAACCAGCACTTTGTGCTACTTTCTGAAAG TTGTGTACCGTTGTATACGTTTGACTATATCTATGACTATCTGATGAATACAAATATAAGCTATGTTGACTG CTTTGAGGATCCTGGCCCACATGGAAATGGCAGGTACTCAGAACACATGTTACCTGAAATTGAGAAGAAAGACTTTAGAAAGGGTGCACAG TGGTTCTCTGTTAAGCGTCAGCATGCTGTTATAATAATGGCTGATGGTCTTTACTACTCAAAATTCCGGGATTACTGCAAG CCAGGTTTGGAGGGGCGCAATTGCATTGCTGATGAACATTACATGCCAACCTTTTTCAAT ATAGTCGATCCTGGTGGAATTGCAAACTGGTCTGTAACACATGTTGATTGGTCTGAAAGAAAGTGGCACCCAAAGTTATACAAGGCTCAGGATATTAGTTACGAACTCCTGAGAAATATTACG TCGATTGATGTGAGTGTCCATGTAACCAGTGATGAAAAG AGGGTAGTGCAAAGATGGCCTTGCTTATGGAATGGTATACAACGACCGTGTTACTTGTTCGCAAGGAAATTCCATCCAGAGAGTCTCAATAACTTGTTGCACCTTTTTGCCAATTATACAACAATTTGA